The DNA segment TGTGGCCCCCGATGCAGGGCGTGTTCGCCAAGATTAAGGAGCTAAACATGACTATAGTTCCAGATCTCGACGATACCATCGGTGGAGACTGGCAGGTCCTGTTCTGGGACCAGCTGAAGCTGCTGTGGGTCCAGCCTGACAGGCTGAACGAGGTCCTACAGACTCTCGCAAGCGAGCATCCCGCAGCCGGCGGCGGTTAACCAGGTGTAGCCGCTTGTCCGGCCCTCCCCGAGGATATTTTAGATCACTCGTTTTTCTCCTACCAGCCCTCACTTTCATAACTGTATTCGTTATCGCCCCTTCCATAGCAACAGTGTTTCTTAGCCTCTACGTTGACGGGCAATTCAGCGTGGCGAAGTATGTGGAGGTTGTTAGCGAGAGGTCTCCCGACAAAGCTCTCATCATGATAACAAGTAGGCCGGAGTCCCCTCCCTGGGGAGCCCTAGTACACAATATAATATGGATGGCCATACACATACCCCTTGTAACTCTACTAGGGCTCCTACTAGCCTACCTTCTCAAATACACCTTCGGCTCCTCGGTCGTTAAGACAATAGTCTTCATAGGAATGGTCATACCCATGGTTGTGGGGGGCCTTATTATAAGGTTCATGTTCGACGAGCATGTTGGAGTGGTCCCCCTGGTCTTTAATGCACTAGGAGTCGATTTCCTTGCTAAAACGTGGACAAACTACCCCCAACTATCCCTCCTGGCTCTGATTCTCGGGTCAGTCTGGCTCTGGACGGGCTTCAGCCTTACAGTCTATTCGGCCGCCCTTGGCTCTATACCCTCCAGCTTTATAGAGGCAGCCAGGATCGATGGGGCTGGCCACTGGCACATATTCTGGAAGATAGTGTTCCCACTGGTCAGACCAGCCACCATCATAGTTGTGGTTATGACTATGCTCTGGGACCTTAAGATATTTGACATAGTATATGTGGCTACTCTAGGCGGGCCCGGGGGCTCCTCAAACGTCCTCGCCCTAGTCATGTACCAGTATATGGCCAGGGCTCTCGACTACGAGGCCGCCTCGGCGGTTGCAGTCATACTAACCCTCCTAACACTCCCGCCCGGCCTCTGGCTAGCACTACGCCTTAGGAGAGGGGGGTGAGAGGCTATGCGCTTTAGGCTCCAGTCTAGAAGGCTGATGAGGCTCCTCAGGGTGGACATAATCCTCATAAACATCATTGCATGGTGCTTCGCTCTGGTGTGGCTGCTCCCATTCATAGGAGTGTTCATGGTGTCTGTACGGCCCTACGGAGAGGTTATTGTGAAGGGGTGGTGGAACATACTCGACGCCACGTTCACCATGGACAATTATATTAAAGCCTGGTCTTACGACCCGTACTCCGTCTCAGGCGGCTATATAAACTCCCTGATAGTAGCGCTACCTGCAACCATAGTACCCGTGGCCGCGGCGTCGCTAGCCGCCTACGGGTTCTCCAGATTCTCCTTCCCCCTGAGGAGCTACCTCTTCCTACTGATAATACTGCTGATGGCCCTCCCCCAGCAGATTGTAGTTGTACCCCTCTTCCTCCTACTCAAGGACCTCAGGCTAATCAACACCTTTCCAGGCATAATTCTCGTCCACAGCGCCTGGGGTATGGCGTGGATAACGTTCTTTATGAAGAACTTCTTCGACATACTCCCCCGGGAGGTAGAGGAGGCGGCGAGGGTCGACGGGGCCTCGGACTTCAAAATATTCTACAATATAGTGCTCCCCATGAGCCTCCCAGGAATCCTATCGGCATCAGTCCTCCAGTTCACATGGGTCTGGAGCAGCTTCTTCTTCGAGCTCATCTTCCTGATAGACCCTGAGAAGTGGGTCATAACCCAGAGGATAGCTAACATGAAGGGAACCTACTTTGTCGACTGGGGGCTGATAGCCGCTGGCTCCGTCTTCGCGATGGCGGTTCCCCTCGCGGTATACATGCTCCTCCAGAGATACTATATACGGGGGTTCGTCGGATGGGCGGTAAAGGGGTGACCTTGGAATGGGAGAGATAGTGCTGGAGGGCGTGGTTAAAAGGTTCGGCAGGGTGGTCGCAGTAGACCACGTAGACCTCAAGATAAGGGATGGGGAGTTCTTCGTCCTCCTAGGCCCGAGCGGCTGCGGGAAGACGACGACACTCAGGCTGATAGCGGGGCTCGAGTACCCGGATGAGGGTAGGATACTGATTGACGGTGAGGACGTCACCTATAAGGATCCGAAGGATAGGAACGTGGCCATGGTCTTCCAGAACTACGCCCTCTACCCTCACATGACAGTGTTTGACAACATAGCATTCACCCTATACCTGAGGAGGAAGGAGATGGGGCTGACGAAGGATGATATCAGGAGGAGGGTTCTAGAGGTGGCGAAGCTCCTCAGGATCGAGGATCTCCTAGACAGGAAGCCGGGCCAGCTAAGTGGGGGCCAGCAGCAGAGGGTGGCCCTGGCTAGAGCCCTGGTTAGGAGGCCGAAGGTCTGGCTTATGGATGAGCCCCTCAGCAACCTAGACGCCCTGCTGAGGCTTGCCATGAGGGCGGAGCTGAAGAAGCTTCAGAAGGACCTGGGCATAACCACTGTCTACGTTACACACGACCAGGCTGAGGCGTTAAGCATGGCGGACAGGATTGCCGTTATGAATAAGGGTAGGGTAGTCCAGGTCGGCACGCCGGAGGAGGTCTACCTGAGGCCGAAGCACGTGTTCGTTGCAACATTCATCGGAGCGCCTCCAATGAACCTTATAGAGTGTACCATAGACGCTGTGGGCGAGGACCTCTGGATCTCGTGCCCAGGATTCTCGAGGAGGGTTCCGGATGAGGCCAGGAAGGCTATAGAGTCTGCTGGAGTGAAGAAAGTGTACCTGGGTATAAGGCCCGAGTTTATCTCGGTGTCGAAGCATGAGGCCGAGGGCTCAATACAGGGCAGGGTCTATGTAGTCGAGCCCCTTGGCTCCGAGTATATTGTAAACGTGGACATAGGGGACGGGCTGATCGTCAAGGCTAAGATCCTCGGCCCGAAGGAGAAGCTCTCCCCCGGCGAGAAGGTCTATCTCAACATGGATTGGAGCAAAATCAAGATATTCGACTACAAGACTGGGGAGGCGTTGGCGTGAGCCGCGGCAGCCGCTATTAGTGCGGTGATACAGCATCCCCCGCAAGCCGCAGCATCCCAATACGCTTTAACACGCGAGGCAACCCAAAACTCATGGGAGCCGGGTCCAGGTGTGCCGGGCCTTGTGGAGCCTCGGGGAGGCTGTGAGAAGGGCGAGGGCTAGGAGCGAAGTCCTCGAGAGAATATATAGCTCGTTGGGTTGCAGATCGCAGGGAGGCTTTGTCCAAGCGCTATGGAGAGGCTGGGAGATGAGGGGGATTGCCCTCATATCGGAGTATAAAA comes from the Aeropyrum camini SY1 = JCM 12091 genome and includes:
- a CDS encoding carbohydrate ABC transporter permease — encoded protein: MSGPPRGYFRSLVFLLPALTFITVFVIAPSIATVFLSLYVDGQFSVAKYVEVVSERSPDKALIMITSRPESPPWGALVHNIIWMAIHIPLVTLLGLLLAYLLKYTFGSSVVKTIVFIGMVIPMVVGGLIIRFMFDEHVGVVPLVFNALGVDFLAKTWTNYPQLSLLALILGSVWLWTGFSLTVYSAALGSIPSSFIEAARIDGAGHWHIFWKIVFPLVRPATIIVVVMTMLWDLKIFDIVYVATLGGPGGSSNVLALVMYQYMARALDYEAASAVAVILTLLTLPPGLWLALRLRRGG
- a CDS encoding carbohydrate ABC transporter permease, encoding MRFRLQSRRLMRLLRVDIILINIIAWCFALVWLLPFIGVFMVSVRPYGEVIVKGWWNILDATFTMDNYIKAWSYDPYSVSGGYINSLIVALPATIVPVAAASLAAYGFSRFSFPLRSYLFLLIILLMALPQQIVVVPLFLLLKDLRLINTFPGIILVHSAWGMAWITFFMKNFFDILPREVEEAARVDGASDFKIFYNIVLPMSLPGILSASVLQFTWVWSSFFFELIFLIDPEKWVITQRIANMKGTYFVDWGLIAAGSVFAMAVPLAVYMLLQRYYIRGFVGWAVKG
- a CDS encoding ABC transporter ATP-binding protein yields the protein MGEIVLEGVVKRFGRVVAVDHVDLKIRDGEFFVLLGPSGCGKTTTLRLIAGLEYPDEGRILIDGEDVTYKDPKDRNVAMVFQNYALYPHMTVFDNIAFTLYLRRKEMGLTKDDIRRRVLEVAKLLRIEDLLDRKPGQLSGGQQQRVALARALVRRPKVWLMDEPLSNLDALLRLAMRAELKKLQKDLGITTVYVTHDQAEALSMADRIAVMNKGRVVQVGTPEEVYLRPKHVFVATFIGAPPMNLIECTIDAVGEDLWISCPGFSRRVPDEARKAIESAGVKKVYLGIRPEFISVSKHEAEGSIQGRVYVVEPLGSEYIVNVDIGDGLIVKAKILGPKEKLSPGEKVYLNMDWSKIKIFDYKTGEALA